One stretch of Glycine soja cultivar W05 chromosome 7, ASM419377v2, whole genome shotgun sequence DNA includes these proteins:
- the LOC114420104 gene encoding putative E3 ubiquitin-protein ligase RF298 isoform X2, translating to MSPSVSCQEKGSRNKRKFRVDPPLGEPNKFIPAPQLKCFSYEFSAERFEITPGHGQAAACDLCGVSQDYSDGLKLGLGLYNPGTSEVGPSQSKDEPETDEINDADWSDLTEAQLEELVLTNLDTILKSAIKKIVACGYTEDVATKAILRPGICYGCKDTLSNIVDNSLAFLRNGQEIDTSREHYFEDLVQLEKYNLAELVCVLREVRPFFSVGDAMWCLLICDMNVSHACAMDCNPLSSLGNDNSTGGPSNQAESLSKAETKCPEPSLISPSKSIPTCSHNSQSKKPFVTRIPGVNNLNPQIIGGASEKEGASCGSECINKAFSAAGTSQSGLMKEKRGTVRKVHSGSTKRDYILQHKSFHKEKSYRTYGLKGSSRRGKVNGLSGLVLDKKLKSVSESSTINLKSASLQISKAVGIDTTQDSISVNFSCNAGTSTSTAFSLVNSSDSVCRSTNTSFAINAANTIPVFSCPASLSATNTDLSLSLSSKIKPSTESVCSNNEAPNSSYMGILYNNNNNNKSPRQWIPHDGKDEMILKLLPRVRELQNQLQEWTEWANQKVMQAARRLSKEKAELQTLRQEKEEVERLKKEKQSLEENTLKKLSEMENALCKVSGQVERANATVRKLEVEKAALRKEVEAAKIRATETAASCQEVSRREKKTQMKFQSWEKQKSLFQEELTIEKRKLAQLLQELEQARMQQEQVEGRWQQEAKAKEEFILQASSIKKEREQIEESGKSKEDAIKLKAERNRQMYRDDIHKLEKEISQLRLKTDSSKIAALRMGIDGCYASKCLDMKNGTAQKEPRASFISELVIDHSATGGVKREQECVMCLSEEMSVLFMPCAHQVVCKTCNELHEKQGMQDCPSCRSPIQQRIAVRFPRI from the exons ATGTCTCCTTCAGTTTCTTGTCAAGAAAAAGGAAGTAggaacaaaagaaaattcagaGTTGATCCACCTCTAGGGGAGCCAAATAAGTTCATTCCTGCACCTCAACTCAAGTGCTTCAGTTATGAATTCTCTGCTGAGAGGTTTGAAATAACCCCAGGTCATGGACAAGCTGCTGCTTGTGACCTGTGTGGTGTTAGCCAAGATTATTCTGATGGATTGAAACTTGGCCTTGGATTGTATAATCCTGGAACATCTGAGGTCGGGCCTAGTCAATCTAAGGACGAACCTGAGACAGATGAAATTAATGATGCAGATTGGAGCGATCTCACAGAAGCCCAGCTGGAAGAACTTGTCCTGACTAATTTGGACACCATTCTCAAGAgtgcaattaaaaaaattgtagcaTGCGGCTACACTGAAGACGTTGCTACTAAGGCCATTTTAAGACCTGGCATCTGTTATGGATGTAAAGATACTTTGTCTAATATTGTTGATAATTCTTTAGCATTTCTTAGAAATGGTCAAGAGATTGATACATCACGAGAGCACTATTTTGAAGATCTAGTGCAGCTTGAGAAGTATAACTTGGCTGAATTGGTTTGTGTTCTTCGAGAGGTTAGGCCATTCTTCAGTGTTGGGGAtgcaatgtggtgtttgttAATTTGTGACATGAATGTGTCACATGCTTGTGCAATGGATTGTAACCCTTTAAGTAGTTTAGGTAATGATAATTCTACTGGTGGTCCATCTAACCAAGCTGAATCACTATCAAAAGCAGAAACCAAATGTCCTGAACCGAGTCTTATAAGTCCTagtaaatcaattcctacatgTTCTCATAATTCTCAATCAAAGAAACCCTTTGTGACAAGAATTCCTGGTGTGAACAACTTGAATCCTCAAATTATTGGTGGAGCCTCAGAGAAGGAGGGTGCCAGTTGTGGATCTGAGTGCATTAATAAAGCATTCAGCGCTGCAGGAACATCTCAATCTGGCCTGATGAAAGAAAAGCGTGGAACAGTTAGAAAGGTCCATTCTGGTAGCACCAAGAGAGACTACATTCTTCAACACAAGTCATTtcacaaagaaaaaagttatcgtACTTATGGATTAAAAGGGTCTTCAAGACGAGGAAAAGTGAATGGCTTGAGTGGTTTGGTCTTGGATAAAAAACTTAAATCTGTGTCAGAATCTTCTACCATAAACTTAAAGAGTGCATCCTTACAGATAAGTAAGGCAGTGGGCATTGATACTACGCAAGACAGTATTAGTGTTAACTTTTCATGTAATGCTGGGACTTCTACATCCACTGCATTTAGCCTGGTGAATTCTTCTGATTCTGTTTGTAGATCAACCAATACTTCATTTGCAATAAATGCAGCAAATACTATACCCGTATTCAGTTGTCCAGCTTCATTATCAGCTACCAATACAGAtctttctctctcattgtcttcaAAAATCAAGCCTTCTACGGAATCTGTCTGCAGCAATAATGAGGCACCTAATAGTAGTTATATGGGAATactgtataataataataataataataagtcccCAAGGCAGTGGATACCCCACGATGGAAAGGATGAGATGATTTTAAAACTGCTTCCAAGGGTTCGGGAGCTGCAAAACCAGCTTCAAGAATGGACAGAGTGGGCTAATCAGAAGGTCATGCAAGCTGCTCGTCGTCTGAGTAAGGAAAAGGCTGAGCTTCAGACACTAAGGCAAGAGAAAGAGGAAGTTGAACGTCTAAAAAAAGAGAAGCAATCTCTAGAGGAAAATACCTTGAAGAAGCTTTCTGAGATGGAAAATGCCCTGTGTAAAGTTAGTGGGCAGGTAGAGCGAGCTAATGCCACTGTCCGGAAGCTCGAGGTGGAGAAGGCTGCACTGAGGAAAGAGGTGGAGGCTGCTAAGATACGTGCCACAGAAACTGCTGCAAGCTGTCAAGAGGTCTcaaggagagaaaagaagacACAAATGAAGTTTCAGTCATGGGAAAAGCAGAAATCCTTGTTTCAGGAAGAGCTAACGATTGAAAAACGGAAATTGGCACAGCTGCTGCAGGAATTAGAACAAGCTAGAATGCAGCAGGAGCAAGTTGAG GGTAGATGGCAGCAGGAAGCAAAGGCAAAGGAAGAGTTTATCCTGCAGGCCAGttctataaaaaaggaaagagaacaAATTGAGGAATCAGGAAAATCCAAGGAGGATGCGATCAAATTAAAAGCAGAGAGGAATCGGCAAATGTACAGAGATGACATCCATAAACTTGAAAAGGAAATTTCCCAACTAAGACTGAAGACTGACTCTTCAAAAATTGCTGCACTGAGGATGGGCATTGATGGATGCTATGCCAGCAAATGCTTGGACATGAAAAATGGCACTGCTCAGAAGGAACCCCGGGCTTCTTTCATCTCAGAGCTAGTCATTGACCACTCAGCGACAGGTGGTGTGAAACGGGAACAAGAATGTGTGATGTGCCTTTCAGAGGAGATGTCTGTTCTGTTCATGCCATGTGCTCATCAGGTTGTTTGCAAAACATGTAATGAGCTCCATGAGAAGCAGGGTATGCAAGATTGCCCTTCTTGCAGGAGCCCTATCCAACAGCGTATTGCTGTGCGCTTTCCAcgtatttga
- the LOC114420104 gene encoding putative E3 ubiquitin-protein ligase RF298 isoform X1 has protein sequence MISLVASCSSQMSPSVSCQEKGSRNKRKFRVDPPLGEPNKFIPAPQLKCFSYEFSAERFEITPGHGQAAACDLCGVSQDYSDGLKLGLGLYNPGTSEVGPSQSKDEPETDEINDADWSDLTEAQLEELVLTNLDTILKSAIKKIVACGYTEDVATKAILRPGICYGCKDTLSNIVDNSLAFLRNGQEIDTSREHYFEDLVQLEKYNLAELVCVLREVRPFFSVGDAMWCLLICDMNVSHACAMDCNPLSSLGNDNSTGGPSNQAESLSKAETKCPEPSLISPSKSIPTCSHNSQSKKPFVTRIPGVNNLNPQIIGGASEKEGASCGSECINKAFSAAGTSQSGLMKEKRGTVRKVHSGSTKRDYILQHKSFHKEKSYRTYGLKGSSRRGKVNGLSGLVLDKKLKSVSESSTINLKSASLQISKAVGIDTTQDSISVNFSCNAGTSTSTAFSLVNSSDSVCRSTNTSFAINAANTIPVFSCPASLSATNTDLSLSLSSKIKPSTESVCSNNEAPNSSYMGILYNNNNNNKSPRQWIPHDGKDEMILKLLPRVRELQNQLQEWTEWANQKVMQAARRLSKEKAELQTLRQEKEEVERLKKEKQSLEENTLKKLSEMENALCKVSGQVERANATVRKLEVEKAALRKEVEAAKIRATETAASCQEVSRREKKTQMKFQSWEKQKSLFQEELTIEKRKLAQLLQELEQARMQQEQVEGRWQQEAKAKEEFILQASSIKKEREQIEESGKSKEDAIKLKAERNRQMYRDDIHKLEKEISQLRLKTDSSKIAALRMGIDGCYASKCLDMKNGTAQKEPRASFISELVIDHSATGGVKREQECVMCLSEEMSVLFMPCAHQVVCKTCNELHEKQGMQDCPSCRSPIQQRIAVRFPRI, from the exons ATGATTTCATTGGTTGCCAGTTGTAGCAGTCAAATGTCTCCTTCAGTTTCTTGTCAAGAAAAAGGAAGTAggaacaaaagaaaattcagaGTTGATCCACCTCTAGGGGAGCCAAATAAGTTCATTCCTGCACCTCAACTCAAGTGCTTCAGTTATGAATTCTCTGCTGAGAGGTTTGAAATAACCCCAGGTCATGGACAAGCTGCTGCTTGTGACCTGTGTGGTGTTAGCCAAGATTATTCTGATGGATTGAAACTTGGCCTTGGATTGTATAATCCTGGAACATCTGAGGTCGGGCCTAGTCAATCTAAGGACGAACCTGAGACAGATGAAATTAATGATGCAGATTGGAGCGATCTCACAGAAGCCCAGCTGGAAGAACTTGTCCTGACTAATTTGGACACCATTCTCAAGAgtgcaattaaaaaaattgtagcaTGCGGCTACACTGAAGACGTTGCTACTAAGGCCATTTTAAGACCTGGCATCTGTTATGGATGTAAAGATACTTTGTCTAATATTGTTGATAATTCTTTAGCATTTCTTAGAAATGGTCAAGAGATTGATACATCACGAGAGCACTATTTTGAAGATCTAGTGCAGCTTGAGAAGTATAACTTGGCTGAATTGGTTTGTGTTCTTCGAGAGGTTAGGCCATTCTTCAGTGTTGGGGAtgcaatgtggtgtttgttAATTTGTGACATGAATGTGTCACATGCTTGTGCAATGGATTGTAACCCTTTAAGTAGTTTAGGTAATGATAATTCTACTGGTGGTCCATCTAACCAAGCTGAATCACTATCAAAAGCAGAAACCAAATGTCCTGAACCGAGTCTTATAAGTCCTagtaaatcaattcctacatgTTCTCATAATTCTCAATCAAAGAAACCCTTTGTGACAAGAATTCCTGGTGTGAACAACTTGAATCCTCAAATTATTGGTGGAGCCTCAGAGAAGGAGGGTGCCAGTTGTGGATCTGAGTGCATTAATAAAGCATTCAGCGCTGCAGGAACATCTCAATCTGGCCTGATGAAAGAAAAGCGTGGAACAGTTAGAAAGGTCCATTCTGGTAGCACCAAGAGAGACTACATTCTTCAACACAAGTCATTtcacaaagaaaaaagttatcgtACTTATGGATTAAAAGGGTCTTCAAGACGAGGAAAAGTGAATGGCTTGAGTGGTTTGGTCTTGGATAAAAAACTTAAATCTGTGTCAGAATCTTCTACCATAAACTTAAAGAGTGCATCCTTACAGATAAGTAAGGCAGTGGGCATTGATACTACGCAAGACAGTATTAGTGTTAACTTTTCATGTAATGCTGGGACTTCTACATCCACTGCATTTAGCCTGGTGAATTCTTCTGATTCTGTTTGTAGATCAACCAATACTTCATTTGCAATAAATGCAGCAAATACTATACCCGTATTCAGTTGTCCAGCTTCATTATCAGCTACCAATACAGAtctttctctctcattgtcttcaAAAATCAAGCCTTCTACGGAATCTGTCTGCAGCAATAATGAGGCACCTAATAGTAGTTATATGGGAATactgtataataataataataataataagtcccCAAGGCAGTGGATACCCCACGATGGAAAGGATGAGATGATTTTAAAACTGCTTCCAAGGGTTCGGGAGCTGCAAAACCAGCTTCAAGAATGGACAGAGTGGGCTAATCAGAAGGTCATGCAAGCTGCTCGTCGTCTGAGTAAGGAAAAGGCTGAGCTTCAGACACTAAGGCAAGAGAAAGAGGAAGTTGAACGTCTAAAAAAAGAGAAGCAATCTCTAGAGGAAAATACCTTGAAGAAGCTTTCTGAGATGGAAAATGCCCTGTGTAAAGTTAGTGGGCAGGTAGAGCGAGCTAATGCCACTGTCCGGAAGCTCGAGGTGGAGAAGGCTGCACTGAGGAAAGAGGTGGAGGCTGCTAAGATACGTGCCACAGAAACTGCTGCAAGCTGTCAAGAGGTCTcaaggagagaaaagaagacACAAATGAAGTTTCAGTCATGGGAAAAGCAGAAATCCTTGTTTCAGGAAGAGCTAACGATTGAAAAACGGAAATTGGCACAGCTGCTGCAGGAATTAGAACAAGCTAGAATGCAGCAGGAGCAAGTTGAG GGTAGATGGCAGCAGGAAGCAAAGGCAAAGGAAGAGTTTATCCTGCAGGCCAGttctataaaaaaggaaagagaacaAATTGAGGAATCAGGAAAATCCAAGGAGGATGCGATCAAATTAAAAGCAGAGAGGAATCGGCAAATGTACAGAGATGACATCCATAAACTTGAAAAGGAAATTTCCCAACTAAGACTGAAGACTGACTCTTCAAAAATTGCTGCACTGAGGATGGGCATTGATGGATGCTATGCCAGCAAATGCTTGGACATGAAAAATGGCACTGCTCAGAAGGAACCCCGGGCTTCTTTCATCTCAGAGCTAGTCATTGACCACTCAGCGACAGGTGGTGTGAAACGGGAACAAGAATGTGTGATGTGCCTTTCAGAGGAGATGTCTGTTCTGTTCATGCCATGTGCTCATCAGGTTGTTTGCAAAACATGTAATGAGCTCCATGAGAAGCAGGGTATGCAAGATTGCCCTTCTTGCAGGAGCCCTATCCAACAGCGTATTGCTGTGCGCTTTCCAcgtatttga